Proteins encoded in a region of the Pseudomonas shahriarae genome:
- a CDS encoding lactonase family protein, with protein MLMRKFWPLLMAGSVGAMSVQAATADTFDLLVGSYTAGTSEGIYRLQFDSRTGQFSGPPVLAAKAQNPSWLTLSPDQKRLFVVNENGPGQQDEVGRVSSYRIDPANHQLTLINQVQSLGNEPTHSSLAADGRYLFVANYSVLQDPGGSLAALPVDAEGRLAPPVQLSGHPASGVNPERQASNHVHSVVSSPDGKYVFVQDLGADRIFAYRYDPKANPERPLTPADPDSVQLPPGSGPRHLLFSADGKHAWLTTEMSAQVAVYDYQDGKLSERQRVDFAAGQPLSDKAGAALHASSDGRFLYVSNRGTANQIVVFAIDPANAQLKEIQRRAVDGDHPREFSLDPSGRFLLIANQKSNQIVVIERDSQTGQLGKTVQKLPIDAPSDLKFLVRQ; from the coding sequence ATGCTGATGCGTAAATTCTGGCCCCTGCTGATGGCCGGCAGTGTCGGTGCGATGTCGGTCCAGGCCGCCACGGCCGATACCTTTGATCTGCTGGTGGGCAGCTACACCGCCGGCACCAGCGAAGGCATCTATCGCCTGCAGTTCGACAGCCGTACCGGCCAGTTCAGCGGCCCGCCGGTGCTGGCGGCCAAGGCGCAGAACCCGTCCTGGCTGACCTTGTCCCCGGACCAGAAACGCCTGTTCGTGGTCAATGAAAACGGCCCGGGCCAGCAGGACGAAGTCGGGCGTGTCAGCAGCTATCGCATTGACCCGGCCAACCACCAACTGACCCTGATCAACCAGGTGCAGAGCCTGGGCAACGAACCCACCCACTCAAGCCTGGCCGCCGATGGGCGTTACCTGTTTGTTGCCAACTACTCGGTGCTGCAAGATCCGGGCGGCAGCCTGGCGGCCCTGCCGGTCGATGCCGAGGGCAGGCTGGCGCCACCGGTGCAACTGAGCGGGCACCCGGCCAGCGGCGTCAACCCCGAGCGCCAGGCGTCCAACCATGTGCATTCGGTGGTGTCGTCGCCGGATGGCAAGTACGTGTTTGTACAGGACCTGGGGGCGGACCGGATTTTTGCCTACCGCTACGACCCCAAGGCCAACCCTGAGCGGCCGCTGACCCCCGCCGATCCGGATTCCGTGCAGTTGCCGCCGGGCAGTGGCCCGCGTCACCTGCTGTTCAGTGCCGATGGCAAGCATGCCTGGCTGACCACCGAGATGAGCGCGCAGGTCGCGGTGTACGACTACCAGGACGGCAAACTGAGCGAACGCCAACGGGTGGACTTTGCCGCCGGGCAACCGCTGTCGGACAAGGCCGGCGCGGCATTGCACGCCTCCAGCGACGGCAGGTTCCTCTACGTCAGTAACCGTGGCACCGCCAATCAGATCGTGGTGTTCGCCATTGATCCGGCCAACGCACAGCTGAAAGAGATCCAGCGCCGCGCCGTGGACGGCGATCATCCCCGTGAGTTCAGCCTGGATCCGAGCGGCAGGTTCCTGTTGATTGCCAACCAGAAGAGCAACCAGATCGTGGTGATCGAGCGCGATAGCCAGACCGGCCAACTGGGCAAAACGGTACAAAAACTGCCGATTGATGCTCCCAGCGATCTCAAGTTTCTGGTGCGTCAATAA
- a CDS encoding DUF5629 family protein, whose product MTAATLPTALHTSDMLEIDGLHAFDFTFDDRQLLIKSMDGRAEKRWTFSIAQVQAATFDEALQSWTLTGDSGEHRLVCLSAITGSNEDEDDEHADA is encoded by the coding sequence ATGACTGCTGCCACTCTGCCTACTGCACTCCACACCAGCGACATGCTCGAAATCGATGGCCTGCATGCTTTTGATTTCACCTTCGATGACCGGCAGTTGCTGATCAAGAGCATGGACGGTCGGGCCGAGAAACGTTGGACGTTCAGCATCGCCCAGGTGCAGGCCGCGACGTTTGATGAAGCCTTGCAAAGCTGGACGCTCACCGGTGACTCGGGCGAGCACCGCCTGGTGTGCCTGAGCGCCATCACCGGCAGCAACGAAGACGAGGACGACGAACATGCTGATGCGTAA
- a CDS encoding DUF6543 domain-containing protein, whose translation MPDTLPAPPPGPSLFTHRSNTPALAVARQFADRPGLRQVLEQHLQERLLEHFPVLRLDVSTVRLATPNQRRGWDLKRLIDVVLDHLGKGTALNLTLVIDERRCFLSQRPPSRLTYEANGPREPDMTVIERVILDLAFTLPIALQHALTSYWNLDAETGVSRWQWLGDLLCDTLKNTASLLPSGPARNMLDSVTGEPDRRERQAAPAGFVHAYCLQACVSNQDREARLLSTDLLLVQGTQILLCQASGNVEPFASIEAFTHTWGQRLVSRLQADTLVVKRYEPDGNLFDTQAALLLNQQLDDLQAIRLPATEGVRALEQQVADASDPVPLFIAAPAPDPTLQPVLQAALPPWLLAADAEQRFAYRQGLLDQARLQRQTGGASFLSGVENLQAFTTRTLREQMRRDHPESSVEPDNLALTFHVPVGDLRSGYLAQQTMSLSELAINNLAAAPQGRLTLRDTSGADVPQWLTEDYVLGKKGLLHSTPGLIRQVDIGRHYPQIIREQLLGDTAQARRREALFGQELAVQLPRQALELAIRGQQGFTFLGYRYVKAVLHSNLSGRVVDAQDIVIRPLAFAHKPGAVPDIVSNMFIIEPRASDAGPPILYRPLYQDALQQFSSRAALFDAIAQPGALQDSVLSWMTDKARPIYSHNGFHSPHILRFGQGDDSVQWPAPPPAQLAQDSHGGEIPGSLAQALATGNLTQYLYGSNARALVDLADRDSVSNAESRWKVLLEGGWLLFNALLLPLLRGPAMVAGWMAQLAVSLRHDILALQGNDAAARELAWVDMLLNIGLILLHVASRPTPTLEQAAHTTEPALALTLAALRRPATTAHPPTVIEQGTVGLPAEPPAGDQTLVDFIHSNARDSSRRRLLEALHELHVPWPVPPPLPVSIGAFKGLYRIDQQWHASVAGLLFRVNVLPDLGQVFLVHPHKPQHPGFQLTRNAQGRWSLDLGLKLRGGGPKNRLKAKLAQIDQQRSQVSEEINRIGDQISVLIKRLQPIDQVLDAARLKFEQAHNALGKTRLSLRSKPDDPALIAEHRDKVAQRSRTRTAFQLFQERFDQAAAELLQQRRELITAYGQMKEVDSRFDYEGQCVEQYQSILATDEIRVSQLSSLYLATFISEQGESLIELQGAAHDVGAMRYVKDLLETNFAVSERHAQAMTAIENTLEEMAARLKTGPAQRLKYLNGHPKRRFYNRLNATLESLDVLTELSIDQTIPATTPQEHYFLARHEHLQSSLSPLEDSHLELLTTEGFTPAERKAVLSNLIKHYRRRLQIYQSLLELDSPLAHPRYMPLLIERLHTARDSAETDLAALLREDEFLPPQPTPFKPVRTTSRTKRVFKSRDKGALVGELEPAQSDIPFPTIVTRNPITQQVSGRFMEHPNEGWVEIVDAQPTAPVEPSPAPSLATLRTQAQRLLEEVPGIERSIEFQKKKLSDPTRRDELNPQDWRDMLAHQAERLEAVATELTNHHGDKPDMPQTVERLRRRASDLRSQGTQQCIEGYKAQRPRQEHIEFLRSHGAIDIGLVHGAQRTASRDYVSEFAVREKNSLTVLWYAHFHYSQADSLPSAYTAAHLKRPEQRFVTLRDLIAQAGADSQAIVRDLYHPITAPFDQRLFLSLLPA comes from the coding sequence ATGCCGGACACTTTACCCGCCCCACCCCCTGGCCCATCGCTGTTCACTCACCGCAGCAACACCCCGGCCCTGGCCGTCGCCCGCCAATTCGCCGATCGCCCGGGCTTGCGCCAGGTGCTTGAGCAACACCTGCAGGAACGCCTGCTGGAACACTTCCCGGTGCTGCGCCTGGATGTGTCTACGGTCAGGCTGGCCACCCCCAACCAACGGCGCGGCTGGGATCTCAAGCGCCTGATCGACGTCGTCCTCGATCACCTGGGCAAGGGCACGGCCCTGAACCTGACCCTGGTCATCGACGAACGCCGCTGCTTCCTGTCCCAACGACCGCCGTCGCGCCTGACCTATGAGGCCAATGGCCCCCGCGAGCCGGATATGACCGTCATTGAACGGGTGATTCTGGACCTCGCCTTTACCCTGCCTATCGCTTTGCAACACGCCCTGACGAGCTACTGGAACCTCGACGCAGAAACCGGCGTCAGCCGCTGGCAATGGCTTGGCGACCTGCTGTGCGACACCCTGAAAAACACCGCAAGCCTGCTGCCGAGCGGCCCCGCCCGGAACATGCTCGATAGCGTGACCGGCGAGCCCGATCGCCGCGAGCGCCAGGCCGCGCCCGCAGGTTTCGTGCATGCCTACTGCCTGCAAGCCTGCGTGAGCAACCAGGACCGCGAAGCGCGCCTGCTAAGCACCGACCTGCTGTTGGTGCAGGGCACCCAGATCCTGCTGTGCCAGGCGTCGGGCAATGTCGAGCCCTTTGCCTCAATCGAGGCCTTCACCCACACCTGGGGCCAACGCCTGGTCAGCCGCTTGCAAGCGGACACGCTGGTGGTCAAGCGTTACGAGCCCGATGGCAATCTCTTCGATACCCAGGCCGCCTTACTGCTCAACCAGCAACTGGACGACCTTCAAGCCATCCGTTTGCCGGCTACCGAAGGGGTACGCGCCCTGGAGCAGCAGGTCGCCGACGCCAGCGACCCTGTGCCCTTGTTTATCGCCGCCCCCGCGCCGGACCCGACGCTGCAGCCTGTCCTGCAGGCGGCGCTGCCCCCCTGGCTGCTGGCAGCCGATGCCGAGCAGCGCTTTGCCTATCGCCAAGGGCTGTTGGACCAGGCGCGCCTGCAACGGCAAACCGGCGGTGCATCCTTTCTGAGCGGCGTCGAAAACCTGCAAGCCTTCACCACCCGCACCCTGCGCGAGCAGATGCGCCGCGACCACCCCGAGTCCAGCGTGGAGCCGGACAACCTGGCGCTGACCTTCCATGTCCCAGTGGGAGACCTGCGTAGCGGCTATCTGGCACAGCAGACCATGAGCCTGAGCGAACTGGCGATCAACAACCTCGCCGCCGCGCCCCAGGGTCGCCTGACCCTGCGCGACACCTCGGGGGCGGACGTTCCGCAGTGGCTGACCGAAGACTACGTCCTGGGGAAAAAGGGTCTGCTCCATAGCACCCCAGGGCTGATCCGCCAGGTGGACATCGGCCGGCACTACCCGCAGATAATCCGCGAACAGCTGTTGGGGGACACCGCCCAAGCCCGTCGGCGCGAGGCGCTGTTCGGCCAGGAGCTGGCGGTACAGTTGCCGCGCCAAGCCCTGGAGTTGGCGATTCGCGGGCAACAGGGGTTTACCTTCCTGGGTTATCGCTACGTCAAGGCGGTACTGCACAGCAACCTGTCGGGGCGGGTGGTGGATGCCCAGGACATCGTGATCCGCCCTCTGGCCTTCGCCCATAAGCCCGGTGCCGTGCCGGATATCGTCAGCAACATGTTTATCATCGAACCGCGCGCTAGCGACGCCGGGCCGCCGATTCTCTACCGCCCGTTGTACCAGGACGCGCTGCAGCAATTCAGCAGCCGTGCGGCCCTGTTCGACGCCATCGCACAACCCGGCGCGCTACAAGACAGCGTATTGTCCTGGATGACGGACAAGGCCCGGCCGATCTATAGCCATAATGGCTTTCACAGCCCACATATCCTGCGCTTCGGCCAGGGTGACGACAGCGTGCAATGGCCTGCCCCACCGCCCGCCCAGTTGGCGCAGGACAGCCATGGCGGCGAAATCCCCGGTTCCCTGGCGCAGGCACTGGCCACGGGCAACCTGACCCAATACCTGTACGGCAGCAATGCCCGGGCGCTGGTGGACCTGGCAGACCGGGATTCGGTGTCCAATGCCGAAAGCCGCTGGAAAGTGCTGCTGGAAGGTGGCTGGCTGCTGTTCAACGCTCTGCTGCTGCCGCTGCTGCGCGGGCCGGCAATGGTGGCGGGCTGGATGGCACAACTGGCGGTCAGCCTGCGCCACGATATTCTCGCCCTGCAAGGCAATGACGCCGCTGCGCGGGAACTGGCCTGGGTCGATATGCTGCTCAACATCGGCCTGATTCTGTTGCACGTGGCCTCCCGGCCCACCCCTACCCTTGAGCAGGCGGCGCACACCACCGAGCCGGCCTTGGCGCTGACCCTCGCGGCACTGCGCCGCCCGGCGACGACGGCCCACCCGCCGACAGTGATCGAACAAGGCACGGTGGGCCTGCCCGCCGAGCCACCGGCCGGCGACCAGACCCTGGTGGACTTTATCCACTCCAACGCGCGGGACAGCAGTCGCCGACGCCTGCTGGAGGCCCTGCACGAACTGCATGTACCCTGGCCGGTGCCGCCGCCCTTACCGGTGAGCATCGGCGCCTTCAAGGGCCTGTACCGCATTGATCAGCAGTGGCATGCCTCGGTGGCCGGCCTGCTGTTTCGCGTGAATGTCCTGCCGGACCTGGGCCAAGTGTTCCTGGTTCATCCGCACAAACCGCAGCACCCCGGCTTCCAGCTGACACGCAATGCCCAGGGTCGCTGGAGCCTGGACCTGGGCCTGAAACTGCGCGGTGGCGGGCCGAAGAACCGGCTCAAGGCCAAGCTGGCGCAAATCGATCAGCAACGCAGCCAGGTGTCGGAGGAAATTAATCGCATCGGTGATCAGATCAGCGTCCTGATCAAGCGCCTGCAACCGATCGACCAGGTGCTGGATGCCGCCCGCTTGAAGTTCGAGCAAGCGCATAACGCCTTGGGCAAAACGCGCCTAAGCTTGCGCAGCAAACCGGACGACCCGGCGCTGATAGCCGAGCACCGCGACAAAGTCGCCCAACGCTCCCGGACCAGGACCGCCTTCCAGCTTTTTCAGGAGCGCTTCGATCAGGCCGCCGCCGAATTGCTGCAACAGCGGCGCGAGCTGATCACGGCCTATGGCCAAATGAAAGAAGTGGACAGTCGCTTCGACTACGAAGGGCAGTGCGTCGAGCAATATCAGTCGATTCTGGCCACCGATGAAATCCGCGTCAGCCAGTTGTCATCCCTCTACCTGGCAACATTCATTTCCGAACAGGGCGAGTCGCTGATCGAACTGCAAGGCGCAGCCCACGATGTCGGGGCGATGCGCTATGTCAAGGATCTGCTGGAGACCAACTTTGCGGTTTCCGAGCGCCACGCCCAGGCGATGACTGCCATTGAGAACACCCTGGAGGAAATGGCCGCACGCTTGAAGACCGGCCCCGCGCAACGCCTCAAGTACCTCAATGGTCACCCCAAGCGCCGGTTCTACAACCGCCTCAACGCCACCCTCGAATCCCTGGATGTGCTGACCGAGTTGAGCATCGACCAGACGATCCCGGCCACCACGCCCCAGGAACACTACTTCCTGGCGCGCCATGAACACCTGCAATCCTCGCTGTCGCCTCTGGAAGACTCACACCTGGAGTTACTGACCACCGAAGGCTTCACCCCAGCCGAGCGCAAGGCCGTGCTGAGCAACCTGATCAAGCATTACCGCCGCCGACTGCAGATTTACCAGAGCCTGCTGGAACTGGACTCGCCCCTGGCACACCCACGGTATATGCCGCTGCTGATCGAGCGCCTGCACACCGCCCGTGACAGCGCCGAGACGGATCTGGCGGCCCTGTTGCGCGAGGATGAATTCCTGCCGCCACAACCGACGCCGTTTAAACCGGTACGCACGACGTCGCGAACCAAACGCGTATTCAAATCACGGGACAAGGGTGCCCTGGTCGGCGAGTTGGAACCCGCGCAAAGCGACATCCCCTTCCCCACCATCGTGACCCGCAACCCGATTACCCAGCAGGTCAGCGGGCGCTTTATGGAGCATCCCAATGAGGGCTGGGTAGAGATTGTCGACGCCCAGCCCACCGCGCCGGTCGAGCCATCTCCGGCGCCGTCCCTGGCGACCTTGCGCACCCAGGCACAACGGCTGCTGGAAGAAGTGCCCGGTATCGAGCGCTCTATCGAGTTCCAGAAAAAGAAGCTCAGCGACCCGACACGCCGCGATGAACTCAACCCGCAAGACTGGCGCGACATGCTCGCGCACCAGGCCGAGCGCCTCGAAGCGGTCGCGACCGAGTTGACCAACCACCATGGGGACAAGCCGGACATGCCGCAGACCGTGGAACGCTTGCGCCGGCGCGCCAGCGACTTGCGCAGCCAAGGCACGCAGCAGTGCATCGAGGGCTACAAGGCCCAGCGCCCGCGCCAGGAACACATCGAGTTCCTGCGTAGCCACGGCGCGATTGATATCGGCCTGGTCCACGGCGCCCAACGTACCGCGTCCAGGGACTACGTGTCGGAGTTCGCCGTGCGCGAGAAAAACAGCCTCACGGTGCTGTGGTACGCCCACTTCCACTACAGCCAGGCCGACAGTTTGCCCAGTGCCTACACCGCCGCCCATCTCAAGCGCCCCGAACAGCGCTTTGTGACCCTGCGGGACTTGATCGCCCAGGCCGGTGCAGACAGCCAGGCCATCGTGCGAGACCTGTACCACCCGATCACCGCGCCGTTTGACCAACGCCTGTTCCTCAGCCTGTTGCCCGCCTAG
- a CDS encoding WD40/YVTN/BNR-like repeat-containing protein, with translation MGVGFCRPLASRKVAVLATALSLLGVVALSTAAQAATDAAEPAAFAIESPRAEKGLMIDVVQAGKRLVAVGDRGHILYSDDQGATWVQAKVPTRQLLTAVFFIDDQHGWAVGHDAKILASSDAGATWSEQFKDLSREAPLLDVLFNDPNHGFAVGAYGALIETTDAGKTWEDVSDRLDNEDQYHLNAIARVKDAGLFIVGEQGSMFRSSDEGQTWEKLEGPYEGSLFGVIGTAQPKTLLAYGLRGNLFRSTDFGDTWEPVALKAARGALEFGLSGATLLDDGTLVVVGNGGSVVVSHDDGLTFSVFNRPDRISLSAVTAAGNGDLILVGQGGVRVAEPTGAERKKQ, from the coding sequence ATGGGTGTGGGTTTTTGCCGCCCGCTCGCGTCGCGCAAGGTCGCGGTGCTGGCCACAGCGCTCTCGCTGCTGGGGGTTGTCGCGTTGTCGACGGCTGCCCAGGCTGCAACCGACGCCGCAGAACCTGCGGCATTTGCCATTGAATCGCCAAGGGCCGAAAAAGGCCTGATGATCGACGTCGTGCAGGCCGGCAAGCGCCTGGTGGCGGTCGGTGATCGCGGGCATATCCTCTATTCCGATGATCAGGGCGCCACCTGGGTGCAGGCCAAGGTGCCGACCCGGCAATTGCTCACGGCGGTGTTTTTTATCGACGACCAGCATGGCTGGGCGGTCGGGCATGACGCCAAGATCCTCGCCAGCAGCGATGCCGGGGCCACCTGGAGCGAGCAGTTCAAGGACCTCAGCCGCGAAGCTCCGCTGCTGGACGTGCTGTTCAACGACCCCAACCACGGCTTTGCCGTGGGCGCCTACGGTGCGCTGATCGAGACCACCGACGCGGGCAAGACCTGGGAGGATGTCAGCGACCGCCTCGACAACGAAGACCAGTACCACCTCAACGCCATTGCCCGGGTCAAGGACGCCGGCCTGTTTATCGTCGGCGAGCAGGGCAGCATGTTCCGCTCCAGCGACGAGGGGCAGACCTGGGAAAAACTCGAAGGCCCTTACGAGGGCTCGCTGTTTGGCGTGATCGGCACCGCCCAGCCCAAGACCCTGTTGGCCTACGGTTTGCGCGGCAATCTGTTCCGTTCCACCGATTTTGGCGACACCTGGGAGCCGGTGGCGCTCAAGGCCGCCCGTGGCGCCCTGGAGTTCGGCCTGTCGGGCGCGACCTTGCTCGACGACGGCACCCTGGTGGTGGTGGGTAACGGCGGCAGCGTGGTGGTCAGCCACGATGATGGCCTGACGTTCAGCGTATTCAATCGCCCGGACCGCATTTCACTCTCGGCAGTGACGGCGGCGGGCAATGGCGACTTGATTCTGGTGGGGCAGGGTGGCGTGCGCGTCGCCGAGCCAACCGGCGCCGAACGCAAAAAACAATAA
- a CDS encoding Gfo/Idh/MocA family protein — translation MRSLGIGLIGTGFMGRAHALAFNNARAVFELPFNLTLAALADADTKRAQRCASAWGFAQAHGDWQQLIDNPHVDLVAITTPNHLHYPMAMAALAAGKAVYCEKPLATSLQQADAMRLAAYEAGVVTRVGYNYQHNPMIALARQMIDAGELGQIISFQGEFSEDFMADPASPWSWRCEVEHAGGALADLGSHLLAMARYLVGDVSKVCADSQTVHAQRPASPGSTEWRSIAVDDQVHALLRFANGARGTVSSSWLKHGYKNHLSFEISGTHGTLAFDQERLNELRLFRAGEQGFQRLLAGPALPGYAAFSPAAGHQLGYNELKTLEVQELIMALAGQGAAGTDFEAAWEVERLATALRLAAREERWVNVSEI, via the coding sequence ATGCGCTCACTCGGAATCGGCCTGATCGGTACAGGCTTCATGGGCCGTGCCCACGCACTGGCGTTCAATAACGCCCGTGCGGTGTTTGAGCTTCCCTTCAACCTGACGCTGGCGGCCCTGGCCGATGCCGATACCAAGCGCGCGCAACGTTGCGCCAGCGCCTGGGGCTTTGCCCAGGCCCATGGCGACTGGCAACAATTGATTGATAACCCGCACGTGGACCTCGTCGCTATCACCACCCCCAACCACCTGCACTACCCCATGGCCATGGCCGCACTGGCGGCGGGCAAGGCGGTGTATTGCGAAAAACCCCTGGCGACCAGCCTGCAGCAAGCCGACGCCATGCGCCTCGCCGCCTACGAGGCTGGAGTGGTGACTCGGGTCGGCTACAACTACCAGCACAACCCGATGATCGCCCTGGCGCGACAGATGATCGACGCGGGCGAGTTGGGGCAGATCATCAGTTTCCAGGGCGAGTTCAGTGAAGACTTTATGGCCGACCCGGCGTCGCCCTGGTCCTGGCGCTGTGAGGTGGAGCATGCCGGCGGCGCCCTGGCGGACCTGGGCAGTCATCTGCTGGCGATGGCGCGTTATCTGGTGGGCGATGTGAGCAAGGTGTGCGCCGACAGCCAGACCGTCCACGCCCAACGCCCGGCCAGCCCTGGCAGTACCGAGTGGCGTTCGATTGCGGTGGATGATCAGGTACATGCCTTGCTGCGTTTTGCCAATGGCGCACGCGGCACCGTCAGCAGCAGTTGGCTCAAGCACGGCTACAAGAATCACTTGAGCTTCGAGATCAGCGGCACACACGGCACCCTGGCGTTCGATCAGGAGCGATTGAATGAGTTGCGCCTGTTTCGCGCCGGTGAACAGGGGTTCCAGCGTTTACTGGCGGGCCCCGCCCTGCCCGGCTATGCCGCGTTCAGCCCGGCGGCGGGGCATCAGTTGGGGTACAACGAACTGAAAACCCTGGAAGTGCAGGAGTTGATCATGGCCCTGGCCGGGCAAGGTGCCGCGGGTACTGATTTTGAAGCGGCGTGGGAGGTGGAGCGGTTGGCGACAGCGCTTCGGCTGGCGGCGCGGGAGGAGCGGTGGGTCAACGTGAGCGAAATTTAA
- a CDS encoding efflux RND transporter permease subunit produces MSSHHNDKATFLERLIFNNRPAVIVICLLVSIFLFWQAMLIRPSTSFEKMIPLQHPFIVKMMEHRNDLANLGNTVRIAVEAKDGDIFSKEYMETLRQINDEVFYISGVDRSGLKSLWSPSVRWTEVTEEGFAGGEVIPQSYNGSPESLDQLRNNVLKSGQVGRLVANDFKSSIVDIPLLESYPDPQDQGKLLALDYQKFSHELEDKIRTKFQEQNPNVQIHIVGFAKKVGDLIDGLIMVVLFFGVAFVITLVLLLWFTNCVRSTIAVLITTLVAVVWQLGLMHFFGFGLDPYSMLVPFLIFAIGISHGVQKINGIALQSSEADNALTAARRTFRQLFLPGMIAILADAVGFITLLIIDIGVIRELAFGASIGVAVIVFTNLILLPVAISYVGISKRAIAKSKKDANRDHPFWRLLSNFASPKVAPISVALAVIAFGGGLWYSQNLKIGDLDQGAPELRPDSRYNKDNNFIISNYSTSSDVLVVMVKTKAEGCSRYEAMAPIDQLMWKMQNTEGVQSAISLVTVSKQMIKGMNEGNLKWETLSRNPDVLNNSIARADGLYNNNCSLAPVLVFLNDHKAETLDRAVHAVQDFAKENNKEGLEFILAAGNAGIEAATNEVIKEAELTILILVYLCVATMCMITFRSWAATLCIVLPLVLTSVLGNALMAFMGIGVKVATLPVVALGVGIGVDYGIYIYSRLESFLRAGLPLQEAYYQTLKSTGKAVLFTGLCLAIGVCTWIFSAIKFQADMGLMLTFMLLWNMFGALWLLPALARFLIKPEKLAGQKGNSLFAH; encoded by the coding sequence ATGAGCAGTCATCACAACGATAAAGCGACCTTTCTTGAGCGCCTGATCTTCAATAACCGCCCGGCAGTGATCGTCATCTGCCTGCTGGTGAGCATCTTCCTGTTCTGGCAGGCGATGTTGATTCGCCCGTCCACCAGCTTTGAAAAAATGATCCCCCTGCAACACCCCTTCATCGTAAAGATGATGGAGCACCGCAACGACCTGGCGAACCTGGGCAACACCGTGCGCATCGCGGTGGAGGCCAAGGACGGTGACATCTTCTCCAAGGAGTACATGGAGACCCTGCGCCAGATCAACGACGAAGTGTTCTACATCTCCGGTGTCGACCGCTCCGGGCTCAAGTCCCTGTGGAGCCCCAGCGTACGCTGGACCGAAGTGACCGAGGAGGGCTTTGCCGGCGGCGAAGTGATCCCGCAGAGCTACAACGGCTCGCCGGAAAGCCTCGACCAGTTGCGCAACAACGTGCTCAAGTCCGGCCAGGTCGGGCGCCTGGTGGCCAACGACTTCAAGTCGAGCATCGTCGATATCCCGCTGCTGGAGTCCTACCCGGACCCGCAGGACCAGGGCAAGTTGCTGGCCCTGGACTACCAGAAGTTTTCCCACGAACTGGAAGACAAGATCCGCACCAAGTTCCAGGAGCAGAACCCCAACGTCCAGATCCATATCGTCGGGTTCGCCAAGAAGGTCGGCGACCTGATCGACGGCTTGATCATGGTGGTGCTGTTCTTCGGTGTCGCGTTCGTGATCACCCTGGTGCTGCTGCTGTGGTTCACCAACTGCGTGCGCAGCACCATCGCAGTGTTGATCACCACACTGGTGGCGGTGGTCTGGCAACTGGGCTTGATGCACTTTTTCGGGTTCGGCCTGGATCCGTACTCGATGCTGGTGCCGTTCCTGATCTTCGCCATCGGCATTTCCCACGGCGTGCAGAAGATCAACGGCATCGCCCTGCAATCCAGTGAGGCCGACAACGCCCTGACGGCAGCCCGCCGCACGTTCCGGCAACTGTTCCTGCCGGGGATGATCGCGATCCTCGCGGATGCGGTCGGCTTTATCACCCTGCTGATCATCGACATCGGCGTGATCCGTGAACTGGCCTTCGGCGCTTCCATTGGTGTGGCGGTGATCGTGTTCACCAACCTGATCCTGCTGCCGGTCGCGATCTCCTATGTGGGCATCAGCAAACGCGCGATTGCCAAGAGCAAAAAGGACGCCAACCGCGACCATCCGTTCTGGCGCCTGTTGTCGAACTTCGCCAGCCCGAAAGTCGCGCCGATCTCCGTCGCCCTGGCCGTGATCGCCTTTGGTGGCGGTCTGTGGTACAGCCAGAACCTGAAGATCGGCGACCTCGACCAGGGCGCCCCGGAACTGCGCCCGGATTCGCGCTACAACAAAGACAACAACTTCATCATCAGCAACTACTCCACCAGCTCCGATGTGCTGGTGGTGATGGTCAAGACCAAGGCAGAAGGCTGCTCGCGCTACGAAGCCATGGCACCCATCGACCAGTTGATGTGGAAGATGCAGAACACCGAGGGGGTGCAGTCGGCGATCTCCCTGGTGACCGTGTCCAAGCAGATGATCAAGGGTATGAACGAGGGCAACCTGAAATGGGAAACCCTGTCGCGTAACCCGGATGTGTTGAACAACTCCATCGCCCGTGCCGATGGCCTGTACAACAACAATTGCTCCCTGGCGCCGGTGCTGGTGTTCCTCAACGACCACAAGGCCGAGACCCTCGACCGTGCGGTGCATGCGGTGCAGGACTTCGCCAAGGAAAACAACAAGGAAGGCCTGGAGTTCATCCTCGCCGCCGGCAACGCCGGGATCGAAGCGGCCACCAACGAAGTGATCAAGGAAGCCGAGCTGACCATCCTGATCCTGGTCTACCTGTGCGTGGCGACCATGTGCATGATCACCTTCCGCTCCTGGGCGGCGACCCTGTGCATCGTGCTGCCGCTGGTACTGACCTCGGTGCTGGGCAACGCGCTGATGGCGTTCATGGGCATCGGCGTCAAGGTCGCGACCCTGCCGGTGGTGGCGCTGGGGGTGGGGATTGGCGTGGACTACGGCATCTACATCTACAGCCGCCTGGAAAGCTTCCTGCGCGCCGGTCTGCCGTTGCAGGAAGCCTATTACCAGACCCTCAAATCCACCGGTAAAGCAGTACTGTTCACCGGCCTGTGCCTGGCGATCGGCGTGTGCACCTGGATCTTCTCGGCCATCAAGTTCCAGGCCGATATGGGCCTGATGCTGACCTTCATGCTGCTGTGGAACATGTTCGGTGCACTGTGGCTGCTGCCGGCACTGGCGCGGTTCCTGATCAAACCGGAGAAACTGGCGGGGCAGAAGGGCAACTCCTTGTTCGCCCACTGA